The DNA segment GTTCCTTGTTGGTCTAGTCTTTTTCCGTCCGTCTGATAAtgccaaaaacaaaagcaaagaaaaaccaaaataacCTTTTAGCTATGGAATATCACATGAGCCCATATTTGTAATTACaagatatcttttaaaaaaataataaggaaGGATCCAAGAGACACTGTACCTTTAAATCAAGCCTATGCAGAAATCTTATCTCTAAGCTCGGCTGCCACGGCATCGATGAATTCCTCTGTGTTCAAATAGTGCTCTCTTGAAAGCCTACTTGCAAGAATTGAATAGTGAGTTTATTAATCATGTGAAGTAGAAAAGCAAATTACTTGGCCAATGTCGTAACAGAGCAACAATGGCACTTAACGTACTTGGATCCATGAAGAATAAGTGCcaagtccttggtcatcttcccAGCCTCTACTACTCCAATGCAAGCTGCCTCTAGCTTTTCAGTGAAATCCAATAGTTTAGCATTGTCATCCAGTTTTGCCCTGTCAACATAAAATTGTTCACATACAAGTAATAGTTTCTAACCATCAAATACAACGAATAAAGCTTTGCACTCCACTATGCAAGTGAGATAGTAACATACCTGTGGGCTAGACCTCTTGTCCAGGCAAAGATGGATGCTATGCTATTTGTGCTGGTTTCGCCTCCTTTCTGATGAACCCTAAAATGACGGGTAACTGTTCCATGGGCTGCTTCTGCTTCAATAGTCTTTCCGTCAGGGCAAACCTGAACCCATGCCATCATGCAATAAGTATAAAAAATCATACACCAGGAACTCTCGTAttgcaaatttttttattaaacttgatttcataataaacaaataatccggttcaattaattaaataattcacAACAAAATGTAATTAAACCTACCAATACAGATGTCATCAAACCCAATGATCCAAAACCTACAAAGGGTGAATAGGTACTAGTTAAAGAAAAGAAACCCATGCAAATGAAGTTGTAAAAAGAAAGTGACTAGTAAATAAGCATATCAGACAAACCTTGAGCTAAGAAATCACTCTGCACATCACCATCATAGTTTTTGCATGCCCATACGTAACCTCCTTCACTCTTGAGGGCATAAGCCACCATATCATCAATGAGCCGATGCTCATACCTTCCAAATTCATCAGATAAATGTAAATAATAGCATAATATGGACTTTTCTTCCCTCGATACAAGAGTACTCATCCACTCACCATATACCAGCAGCCTCAAACTTTGATTTCCAGCTTGCCTCGTAAACTTCTTGAAATATGTCCTTGAATCTGCAGGCAGacaataaattaatacaatcaAACAGGGGAACGGAGCAgtaaatgtttttaaatatcattaaatattaagTTAATAATGAATTGTATACCTTCCATCATATTTCTTAAGAATTGTATTTTTGGTACTAAGATAAAGTGGCCACTTTTTCTCTAAAGCAGTTGTCATAGAAGCCTCGGCAAAAGAACGAATAGACTGCatcacataataataaaattagatagAAGTTCGACAACTACtagaaatcattaaatatatcCAATCAAAGTGATATCAAACAACACTACAGAACCAACCTCATCAGTATTGTACATAGCTAAAGAAACGCCTCCTTCACCTTTAAAGTTAAAAACCTCTAATTCAGTCTTCTCACCGCCGCCTTCTGGAACTACAGAAGTAtagaaatcataaaaataatcttTAGTAACCAAAATTAGGAACGATGAAAACTATGTCCCTGAGATGGGACAATGTCATTGAGTACAAGACAACTTCAGAACTAAGTACAGTTGTCTAAATCAAGTAAGAGGCATACCAAACACCAGCGTCAGCTTTCCAGCTCCTTTAATTACTGAGTCAGTAGCCCGATATTGGTCACCAAAAGCATGTCTTCCAATGCATATTGCCTTTGTCCAACCTGGTAAAGTGATAATGTTGAGATATACACATCCCTCCATTTATCAGGaagtaattaaatataattgtttaataTTAGTACCAGGAACAAGGCGCGGAATGTTTTTGCAAAGAATTGGTTCTCTGAAGACAGTACCTGAAAAGTTCCAAACAAACAACcaatagaaaaaatatacaCTGTTACCATCTACCACTTATTATCCACCAATGAGAGCCCAGAATATATAAATTCACTAGTATTTaacatttaacaaaaaaaaaatcagcgGAAGTAAGATGAGTTACCATTCAAAATGTTCCTAATTGTCCCATTTGGACTCTTCCACATTTGCTTCAGGCCAAACTCCTTCACACGAGCTTCATCTGTCATGTATAACACTAGTATAAGCTTCAACATCTACTATCAAGTGGAACACAATCATGCAGTATACACCAAACGAaggtaaaaattaaaagaatatgtCAGGATTTGACTACCGAACCTGGAGTGATAGTTGCACACTTGATTGCTACATTGTATCTACATAACAGTACAACCATTAGATAAACCAGGATAAGTAACAACTATGCAAGAACACAAGTCTAAAAAAGCATTTAACCACTCTAAATTCAACATTATGACAcgcaaaaaatattaaaattaaaatactgTTGTTCTACATATCACTGGCTATATAATCAAACTACACAAAAGGATTATCATATCCCTTTTGGTGGAGACGGTGTTCAAGGTATACAAATAACATACTTGAGAGTAGCTTCTGCGCTATCAGTTGTAACTTTATCATCGGTCTCATCACGGTATGGAAGACCAAGGTCATAATACTTTATGTCCAACTCCAGGAAAGGCAAAATGAGCTATCCCAGAAGAAAtgatagaaaaatattaatattacgaGCACTtttcacaagaaaaaaaaaaagtgacgATTGCATTAATAGCAATGTGATGATAAATCACCTTGTCCTTGATTGACTTCCAGATAACCCTAGTCATTTCATCTCCTGGAATGCATTATCcacaaaaagaaatataagaTAAAGGTGAAGGAGCAAGATAAAGATTGACTGAACAGATAAACACAATCACCAAGATAAAGATTGACTGAACAGATAAACACAATCACCACGGAAATTAGTATTACACAAATCCAAAATCCTAGGTCgcttttagaaatattttatatcttagtttcttttttcatttttaattacaaaaatacccCCCCTATTTTCACTTTACTCTCagttttcagatttttttttactagaaacagtaaaaacatttttttattgttttacttTCGAGAACAGGAATCAAAACAGAACAGGTTTCtcaaataaaaacagaacagTTTTCTCAGAGCAAAACAGAACAGTCTTTTCAAAGCAATCAGACTCCTAGTTTTCTACTTAGGGCGAAGGGTAAAACTGAAAATGCCAGTATTTTGGTATTCCATAATTTGGGTATTTCAAATGAAATAGTTGCACTAACTTTCCCTCATATTAGTTACTGATTATACTTGCACATTGTCATTTACAGTTCTAACAGTTCAACaacttcatttttaaaaattacacatATTTCGCCTGCTTAAATGGTGGAATCATAAACAAATTCCCTTAAAAAATAAGGATCAATGGTAATGCAAATGTAACCAATGCCAAGGGAGGTTACTGTCATTTTTATTACCCCTTTCAATTAAGATACAGACCAGAAAACTTAATAAATCTAGCTCAATCACACAAGACAAACAAGCTAAGGCTGTCATCCCATATACTTCCGCAGAAAAGCACCTCAAGTTTTCAATAATTCAGCGAGTCCAACGATAACGTGCTTCCTTGGAACAACAACCCATAaaacctatttttttattttccacaatctaattttatttatttcactaAAAAATAAGTCACAAATAGTAGTTCTTACAAAAACAGAACAGATCTCCACcaaaaaacaattttacaaaagaaCGGATCAAATCTCCGCTACAACGATAATGAAAACATCAGGATTCAATAAAACCGTTTTGTAtagtaatattaaatattaaatatataaaaaacaatttcaagccTTTTAAACCTcaacacacacacaaatatctaTTACGTCGTAAGGTTTTCCAATAATGAGAGAGAAGTATAGTGGCCCACATAACAAATCACAAgcaaaatatataattgaagaGCAGTGAGGGGAAACACATCGACACGACAAGACACACCACGCGAAAAGAAATTTAAGCAATAATCACAGAGAGAACAAATAGATGAAACGTAAAAAggtaaaataaaaagagaaaaactggatgaaatgaaagaaagaaaaaagaaataagagaTCGGATCGGATCGGAAAAAGAATAAGAAGTTGAAGAAACGGACCATCCATCTCGACGATAGGATTGGCGACGTTGATCTTCTGGAACGCCATGGCGGAGTTTCTGATCTGAGAAGAAGAGAACTAAAGAAGAAGGTTAGGTGAGAAATGAGTGATGTGAAGAGATAGAGTTTAGCAAAACCAAGTGAGTTGCTGCTATTGCCGCACTGTATAGTAGAATGGTGGTATAAGTAATGTTTTCGCAGCCCCACCTACTTCTGCGCATTTACTATTTTAAATgtcaataaataattattcttaaaattagtttctttaaaataaaataaaaaattagagatcaaatcaaatatttttataaattaattaatctaatttttaaatacCTTTTTACGTAAATGTTTCTATTGGTCCAAGTGGTCCTTATATGTATGTATCCAATGCAAGGGCGTCTTTTTCTTTACCCACCCCCATGTGTATGAGTTATATGTATGTACCCAATCCAATCCAAGGAGATATGAtttgtttggattaaagattGAATTTGAAGGAGTGGATTTTAGATAATTTGAatgaaaaatgtgaaaaaaattagagtgtttagattaaaataaatagaataaaaaatatagaaaaaatttacaaaaattttGTAGTAATATAATAGAAGTGTAATtggaattatatttttttaattaataaaaatgtaagtttatacATTTGTCTTTttgttgaaaaaataattttatttatttatttttggattataaatttttgaattaaaatattatttttggtaATTGAAACATTATTATCGATATTGTGTTAGAGTTAACTtcgaaaaaaatataaatgatgtaaaattttcagaccatGTTTATGAGTGTCAGAAACTTTATTCAAAAAAAAGTTGTAATTATGGATTATTTATTTGTGAATTATAGTTGTATGcaattaaaagattattttttgtACTGTGTTGGAgtagattattttttatacgGTGTTGGaactataattttataaaggaacaaattatttatgaaataaatattaatgcaGTAAATTATAATGTATTAAAGTGAAATTCATGAATAAAGTTTGTGCATAACAAATATTAAACGTACAATAtacaaaaaaacatgaaataaataataataatgtttggaaaaattatataaatgataCATTGAAATATTTATCATTCAAAAGAGTCTTGGAAGTCCTTAATTTGTTTTTGCATGTTGTCAATGCGGTCAACCATGTCGAAGTGTGTTCATGTTGAGGTTCATAATCCAGATGGATTCCTGCTACTCAAATTTTGTGGTGACATTGTAGAGTGATCATGAGGCACATTGTCATTAACATGTTCCTTTGGGAATGGCTGGGTTGACGTCATTTATCTCTATCATCCTCCTGGTAATCCCTTCTATGTTCTCATACACCATAGACACCATGTACTTGATGGatatttaactttttcattgtttttttttcaaaaaagtgGTATCATCCAAGATTCATACATGATTCTATGGATAAATCGATTTCACATGTTGTCATAAATCATGATATTAGCATGGCATATGACAGAGGCATGTCGTTGTCCCTGCATTTTACCATGTGTTGCATTATGTAATGTGACCaattaatcaaaatattattctttattgCCATAGCATGAAAATATCTTTGTGTTGCAATTGAGAATAATTATTGCGTTGAGTACACAAAATGTAAACAAACTTATGGTGAAGTAGTATGTCACTCACTGACAGAACACTAAAAATCCTAACATTATGAGCCTCCATCCCGGGCCTTAACATGATTGTTAATGTTGTGTCACGGTTGTAGTTCAGGTGCTCATTAGGGGTTGCACCGTTCAATTGAAGTCCTTGGTAATTCAATTTAGACAACTACATCCAATATGGAGgttgtataataattttttgtttgcataaaaaaatttgatcatAACTCAAAGCATGAATATCTCTGCATTAGAAATTGTTCAGTCCTTGACATTCCAAATTATTTTAGAACTCAAACCCTGCTTCTTCAAAGAACCGAAATGCATGACCTTAGGGGGCACGATTGATATATGAGCAAAGCCCATCCCAAACTCAAGCATCTAGTCTCAGTTAGAAAAATGACGAGAATGATTAAGGACGTCCTCAATACCAGGAATTAGTGCATCGGGGAACTGAATCATGAGCAAGGGGTTTTCCCTTACCCTGTCGACAACTGCGCTATCTTTTCGTAGATGAAGACACCATTTCTACAAAACTCAGATAATATTCATAATTGCACTCAGTGAACATTTCCATAAAATTTGATGATAACAACCATAAAGCATAAAATAGATAATAAATAGTAGCATGAAATACTTGAATACTCATATTGgtttaaacaaaattgaattaaagcatatttaaataaaaatttgcatACAATTCGTGTCATAAATAACATTAcagatttgaaaacaaaaacacatATGCATAATAAAAACACAACAAGGTTGTACATAGTTCAAGAATTTGTAGTCATTATCTTCATGAACTTTCTCATTCGTCGCTTGAGAGGCAGTCCAAATAATTTTTTCACCGCATTAGGATTACCACACATGAAGTCCTATCAACTATCCAACATATCTTAATCATGTATGTTCATCTCCACTGATATTTCTCAAATATCAGGTCCAAAGTACTGAAAAGTCTATGTATGACGGAGTGTGCGCATGTGTTAACGAAATATTACATTTTGTTCTTCCTCTGCAACAACATGGCGTCCTTTATATAGTATATTTTCTATCGTAGCATTAGTCACTCGCTGTGATGACAAAGCGACAGCCTCAAATGAAATGGCTTGTGCTCAGTCATATCACATAACTTATTTGACTGATCTCTACCCCTCCCAAGGATATTGGTCAATCCTTCAAACCTTGTATTAAGCATTTCCAGTTGCAGATCAATGACGTTCACCATGGggccttttctttttaaatccCTAGAAGAAGAAGTATCATCTTATGGCTGGGATGGCTGAGGTGGCATCGATGGGGTGTCAGACTAGGGTCAGGGTTATATGAATCAACATTAGGCATAGGTTAGAGAGGAGTTTTCCATTGGGAGGAATCAATTTTTGGCTTCTCTAGGATGTAGTCCATAGTGTAATCGTTAAGATATTCATTAAAATGATGGAATTGAGTTCAACTTAGTGATTGTTGTGTTGTTTTCCCACCCGGAGCAGTAGCACGATCAAGTCCTCATAAGTCCTTCATCAAGTTGTAGTGCCTGATGGGAATAACGCGCCATCTTGCGGTTGAGGGCTTTGCCAGTTCATTAAGGCTTTTGTCCTTAAGGCTTTTTTGCCTATCCTAGATCGTCCAACTACTGTCAATACGGTTATCCAATCGTGCCTCATGGACCATGGCAGTTAGCATTAAGAAATCCATGTCTGTACTCCATTTTTGGTGTTCATGGATACCTAAAATGACTTTGGAGCAATACCTGTCCTGCGATccatgataaaataaaataaaaggttaaacttttgcaataaaataaataattccaTATGTATATATTAACAAAGGTCGGATGTCATCATTAAATCATCAAATTTTCTtataacaatataaatataagttaatGGATGTTACATacaaataattattacaataagTTGTCCACATTTCATTTACTATAGTATCCCTAATTTGTGACTCGGGTTTGTAGTCAtccttacaatttttttattgtgacaCATTTATATCTCTTTCAATCAAGTAACGATCAACTTCTTCCAGCAACTACCTCACCACAATCACAAACTACAACACCACATACCATTTATCTAAATTATAAGATTATTCATTCATGATATAGATAAATTAATAAAGTTATAACTAAAGAAACCCAACATATAGATAAATTAACGAAGTTATAACCAAAGAAACCCAACCTGCAACACCACGTTATTCATTCATAGATTATTCATTCATCTAACATTGATTTTCCTGGgcaaaaaaattgatttctaccAAAGAAATAAAGGCATAATTGATTTTGCGTATAGGATAGTTGACTATCCCTACGTGCGAAATCGATTCTAAGCTGAGCAACATCGATTGTATGTGAAAAACATGTTGATAATCAATTTCCATTTAATAAAAATCGGTTATGTGTTTTTATTTGAAGACATGGTTCTTACCTAAGACACGACGAAACCACCACGGAGGAAGCAAATCATCCATCGTCGAGCACTACACCGAGCACCACTGACAACCAAACACCACACGAACCACCACCACACACCACTCCAACAACAACAAACTCCCTCAACTCACATCATTCACAACTCACCTTCTCCGTTAACGCATTCACAAATCACCTCCCCTCCCACTATTTATCACGGTGTATTAACTTAACCATAAGTACACAGTCAAACCATTGCATGGTCAAATGCTCAATAATCTTTTTTAAAATGACGAGAATCTTTGTTGTTGCATGAACAGAAATCTAACTATTGCATGGCATGACACActcattttaaaaagtaaaagtaacATGACAAAGACTATTCATTGTGTAGTCTTTCTTCGTAAATCATCTCACATACACAATAatgcaaaatataaaaaaaatatcttaattttattctcttatacattttattatattttattatatttaattttatattttaatacttaTTTCCATTATTATATacacataattataaaatatttggtAGTCACTCATTCCTTGTCTTATAATGCTCCGCCTGTACATTTATGAATATTGTTGgctctaaattatttaataaagataattttttcaactttatgtttagtatttaaattatatatagtcATCTACTACCAGTGTTTGAAACGGTCTGATTACAAGTGTGCATATGTAAGCACGTGTTTCAGATTTGTCTACCAAACACTGTCTAGTGTTTCTAATAATTAAAGTTTCAAGTCTAGTAAACCCTCCAATTATCTAAGATATCTAATATCTTAGCTATCTCCTATTAtacttataatttatatataaagtatTGATTAACACTATGTGTACATTGTAACATTGTTTAACTATATGATCTGTATTCGTTCttgtaaaatcatttttttctctctcttttttttcttttattgttgGAAAGccaacaatatttttaaatgtattttttaataatactgaAAACAATATTTGTTCTATCTAGTTAATCATGCTAATTCTTCTTCAAACCAATCATCAAATAAATAAGTGTGCGCAACATTAAAGTCTTAAAACTTCAATATTATGCTCTAAAATAAAAAGggaaattaataaaaagtataatattatatataacattaaaaataatatatatactacaagaaaattatgaaatagaaactaacttttagtgacaaaaaataattagttgttatagtgactaaattatagatcattttagagattatttttatttttgtttctaaattagtttttattattgttaaatgatttataaattggtatctaatggaaaagaaaatgtctcATACTAATGGATTCGGGTCCACAACGATGGGTTCAAATGTACGAGATCTTGTAGCACTTAACAATGAGGCCCTATCGATTAgtattatacaaaaaaaaaatccatcatAGACACTAATATAATTAGCTCTGTTCTTCATAGACAAACTTGGGATTTCCGATCTCAGGTAAGATCGGTATGTACTTCTAAGTAATTGCTCCATAGATCCTATCTCTATCTATATGAAGAAGAAATCATGTGACGGGGGATTCTTAtttgtttttgctaccaaatttagaaactaaataattgatagttaaaattttggttgctaattatatattaatttaaaaattatttaacaataataaaaattaatttatttattttttaattttttaaatgatttctaatttaattactatagtaattattttttattttatttttaaaattagtttctattttttttagtaatatataAAGAGGGAGGGAGAGAGAGAATGTGTAGGTTTGGGTCAAAGTGgtattataatatattcatTGATTTTAGGTAGTTTCGCGTCCTGGTCATGTGGGTTTATTCCTACCtattattatgaatattgtATGCTGACAGGACAGAACGGATATGTTTAGGCAAAAGTATAAAAAATCTGCAATtctttctaaaaattaaaaaatagaaaaaaaaaatatattgtgaAAATAGGTAAGTTACCATGGAGAAGGacgattttgaatttttgtaagAAGAAATGCTTGATACagaaaatattgtgaaaaagTTGTTATATTTATACTTTGTTGAAATTTAGGTTAAAGTAGTGTATGAGagtacaattttattatttaaaaaaaacttgtttttaaaaaaaaaggttataataattaattttataaattttataaaattaagaaaaaaatagctatttttaattaaaaattaatttaaaaaatggtgTTAAAACCTTATTCTTAACTgaaaatgtaaattaaaaattaaaaatattaaaaaacaaaaaatattaataaatagtttattttttgaaattttggtTTCTCTATCATCTTCATCGTCTCATTttgaataatttcatttttaacaCATTTAAATCCAAATtctttattattcaaatttttaatattttaataatttaattaattattgtaatttaaaaaaacaaagtaaacaattttttaaaagtaaaactGAAGTACAACTCGTACCACTAAAGTCATTACAATCTTTTTTCGTACAAAAATCATGATATGGATACACAATTTCTTCACAGTCCTTTTCAAATTCATATTTATCacattttacacattttaataatttttatttttgtgcttTTGCCGGTGTGTCTATTATATAGTTATTATATaataagaaattattaaaaaagtaattaaactGATTTTTCAATTGGGCTCTTTCTCAATGTCTTATaaaggcaaaaaaaaaatacatttcacataattttaaaaagtaagtAAAAATATACACtgaaattgtttatatttttattaaaaacttactgttttacttttattaagaGTTTCAAAGTTTTTAAGGATTCTGAACTGTTATTAAGAGTTTctaattattaagaaaaaacaaatgtTAACTATTTTTGGTGATTTTAATACTAATATTTAGTTAGTAACATCTTACACGTTTGTTAGTACATGTACTATACTTTTTAAATATCTActcaattttgaaaataataatacttatttaactaaaataaaactttaacaaaaaaaaaatcaatacaaTGTATGAATTAGAGTGAATAGATAAAAACAAACACATTAGATTATCAATAGCAAGTAGTATCATGACAAGTCTGGATTGTGcagagaaaacaaaaaaaaaatgaagaaggcaATGATTCAGCTGCGTCTACTCCTACCTAACTCCCAAGAAAATCATTCAATGTTTTTTAACACCGTTTTTCTATgggaataaaatttaaaatgatgttgaactttttctttaattttaatttattatgaatAATCTAAAAATTTGAAGTTAATTAATTCTAAGGCTCACTAgtgttttcattattatttttttaaaatataagcaaAATGATTAATGTTTATTCTTTTCtagattaaaattttgaaaagtaCTTCATTAACGG comes from the Phaseolus vulgaris cultivar G19833 chromosome 8, P. vulgaris v2.0, whole genome shotgun sequence genome and includes:
- the LOC137825812 gene encoding isocitrate dehydrogenase [NADP] encodes the protein MAFQKINVANPIVEMDGDEMTRVIWKSIKDKLILPFLELDIKYYDLGLPYRDETDDKVTTDSAEATLKYNVAIKCATITPDEARVKEFGLKQMWKSPNGTIRNILNGTVFREPILCKNIPRLVPGWTKAICIGRHAFGDQYRATDSVIKGAGKLTLVFVPEGGGEKTELEVFNFKGEGGVSLAMYNTDESIRSFAEASMTTALEKKWPLYLSTKNTILKKYDGRFKDIFQEVYEASWKSKFEAAGIWYEHRLIDDMVAYALKSEGGYVWACKNYDGDVQSDFLAQGFGSLGLMTSVLVCPDGKTIEAEAAHGTVTRHFRVHQKGGETSTNSIASIFAWTRGLAHRAKLDDNAKLLDFTEKLEAACIGVVEAGKMTKDLALILHGSKLSREHYLNTEEFIDAVAAELRDKISA